Proteins encoded together in one Rhizobium favelukesii window:
- the nodC gene encoding chitooligosaccharide synthase NodC — protein MYLLDTTSTAAISIYALLLTAYKSMQVLYARPLNGPAVSAAPIETGPLPAVDVIVPSFNEDPGILSACLASIADQDYLGELRVYVVDDGSRNREAIVRVHDSYARDPRFSFILLPENVGKRKAQIAAIGQSSGDLVLNVDSDSTIAFDVVSKLASKMRDPEVGAAMGQLTASNRSDTWLTRLIDMEYWLACNEERAAQARFGAVMCCCGPCAMYRRSALASLLGQYETQLFRGKPSDFGEDRHLTILMLKAGFRTEYVHDAIVATVVPDRLGSYLRQQLRWARSTFRDTFLALPLLRGLDRYLTLDVVAQNVGPLLLALSLVTGLAHFIMTATVPWWTILMIASMTMIRCSVVALHSRQLRFLGFVLHTPINLFLLLPVKAYALCTLSNSDWLSRGSAPNVPVSGAKQIPIQSSRLVPPDCTCSGE, from the coding sequence ATGTATCTGCTTGACACAACCAGCACCGCCGCTATCTCGATCTACGCGCTGCTATTGACGGCTTACAAGAGCATGCAAGTCCTATATGCTCGGCCTTTAAACGGTCCAGCAGTGTCGGCAGCACCGATCGAGACCGGCCCTCTGCCAGCCGTGGATGTTATCGTCCCCAGTTTCAATGAGGATCCAGGCATCCTCTCGGCGTGCCTAGCGTCCATTGCAGACCAGGATTATCTTGGAGAACTGCGAGTCTACGTTGTTGACGACGGTTCTCGGAACCGAGAGGCTATCGTGCGTGTACATGATTCCTATGCGCGCGATCCGAGGTTCAGCTTCATTCTGCTCCCAGAGAACGTCGGAAAGCGGAAAGCACAGATCGCTGCGATAGGTCAATCCTCTGGGGATCTGGTGCTGAATGTGGACTCAGACAGCACGATCGCTTTCGACGTTGTCTCGAAGCTTGCCTCGAAGATGCGAGATCCAGAGGTCGGTGCGGCCATGGGCCAATTGACGGCTAGCAATAGAAGTGACACTTGGCTGACGCGATTAATCGACATGGAGTATTGGCTTGCCTGCAACGAAGAGCGCGCGGCACAGGCTCGTTTCGGTGCCGTTATGTGTTGCTGCGGCCCATGTGCTATGTACCGCAGGTCCGCGCTCGCTTCTTTGCTTGGTCAGTACGAAACGCAACTGTTCCGCGGCAAACCAAGCGACTTCGGTGAGGATCGCCATCTGACGATCCTCATGTTGAAGGCAGGCTTTCGAACTGAATATGTTCATGACGCGATAGTGGCGACAGTCGTTCCGGATAGGCTGGGATCGTATCTGCGTCAACAACTGCGTTGGGCACGCAGCACGTTCCGCGACACATTTCTAGCACTCCCTCTACTGCGCGGCCTCGACCGCTATCTCACGTTGGACGTAGTCGCGCAGAACGTCGGGCCCCTATTACTCGCCCTTTCCTTAGTGACGGGACTGGCGCATTTCATAATGACGGCCACAGTGCCATGGTGGACGATTTTGATGATTGCATCCATGACCATGATACGCTGTAGCGTGGTAGCATTGCATTCTCGCCAACTTAGATTTCTTGGTTTCGTTCTGCACACACCCATCAACCTCTTTCTCTTACTTCCCGTGAAAGCTTATGCGTTGTGTACATTGTCGAATAGCGACTGGCTGTCGCGCGGTTCCGCGCCAAACGTACCAGTCAGCGGGGCAAAGCAGATCCCAATACAAAGCTCACGGCTGGTGCCACCTGACTGCACTTGCAGCGGAGAGTGA
- the nodB gene encoding chitooligosaccharide deacetylase NodB — protein sequence MKRPDYICEVPSNCDDRTEDRSIYLTFDDGPNPYWTPQILNVLAEYGAPATFFVIGAYAKSQPELIRRIVAEGHEVANHTMTHPDLSTCGPLELEREIIEANEAIIAACPQAAVRHIRAPYGVWSEEVLTTSAGAGLTAVHWSADPRDWSRPGANAIVDVVLASVRPGAIVLLHDGCPPDELGQCAVTSLRDQTLTALSRIIPALHERGFAIRPLPRITEQTRTHVSA from the coding sequence ATGAAGCGCCCCGATTATATATGCGAGGTGCCGAGTAACTGCGATGACCGGACCGAAGATCGTAGTATTTACTTGACGTTTGACGACGGCCCCAATCCATACTGGACGCCGCAAATCCTGAATGTGCTGGCTGAATACGGCGCGCCGGCGACTTTCTTCGTCATCGGTGCGTATGCGAAAAGCCAGCCGGAACTCATCCGACGGATTGTCGCGGAAGGTCACGAAGTGGCTAACCACACGATGACACACCCGGACCTGTCAACATGTGGGCCTCTCGAACTTGAACGCGAGATAATTGAGGCAAATGAGGCCATTATCGCCGCTTGTCCTCAGGCGGCCGTCCGACACATACGAGCACCTTACGGTGTCTGGAGCGAGGAAGTGCTTACAACATCGGCGGGCGCTGGGCTGACTGCGGTACATTGGTCGGCAGACCCGCGAGATTGGTCTCGCCCTGGCGCCAATGCGATTGTCGATGTAGTGCTGGCCTCGGTTCGGCCCGGTGCAATCGTGCTGTTGCACGACGGATGTCCTCCCGACGAGTTGGGCCAATGCGCGGTTACCTCTCTGCGTGACCAAACTCTCACGGCGCTTTCCCGTATTATCCCGGCGCTGCATGAGCGTGGTTTTGCGATTCGTCCACTTCCCCGCATAACTGAACAGACGAGAACCCATGTATCTGCTTGA